In the genome of Photobacterium sp. TY1-4, one region contains:
- a CDS encoding sugar transferase has translation MAWVWGALIVLAVLIIYHHLIYLPVMLLLSRWRSRQSTDTAVTAASGDWPKVAIVMCAYNESDYIEAKLANLISLDYPADKLHLYIACDGCSDDTAEKIRNWQPRLDAAGLQLTLIDAPDNRGKLYRLNQLMDLAREHETFAALTDVSALISIDALQQSVAAFADPAIGALTSQYLLATPQPGEAQYWAWQNQIRRSESALGNVMGGSGAFYIMRTALFRPLPHDTINDDFMLPMSIIEQGYQVLLNQAINSVEMAPTSDQQDQHRRERIGAGNLQQLIRCRFLLRPSLLTSAWIFMSGKGLRTLMPFILLLFLLLSFALALNGSLIATGLSIAQILGYSLALLPEIGVRAGVLVKLNYLVRGYAASLKGMVAYLCGQYRQGWQPAAALHLYQSLSTRILKRLSDLVLSTLGLLLTLPLWPLIALAIKLESPGPVFFRQLRVGQIHHHRVELFHMIKFRSMGQFAEKETGAVWASRQDPRVTRVGKFLRKTRLDELPQFLNVLRGDMSLIGPRPERPEFCGDLQNALPFYAERTAGLKPGITGLAQVNNGYDETLDDVKHKLLWDHAYSTALSSPFQWLMMDLRIIGKTAWIMMAGRGQ, from the coding sequence ATGGCTTGGGTTTGGGGAGCCTTGATTGTCCTGGCGGTGCTGATTATCTATCACCACCTGATCTATTTACCTGTGATGCTCCTGTTGAGCCGGTGGCGCAGCCGCCAAAGCACGGATACTGCTGTTACGGCAGCCTCCGGTGACTGGCCGAAAGTGGCTATCGTGATGTGCGCCTATAACGAAAGCGACTACATCGAAGCCAAACTGGCGAACCTGATCAGCCTGGATTACCCGGCAGACAAGCTGCACCTGTACATTGCCTGTGACGGTTGCAGCGACGATACCGCCGAGAAGATCCGCAACTGGCAGCCCCGACTCGATGCTGCCGGTCTTCAGCTGACCCTGATCGATGCGCCGGATAACCGCGGCAAGCTCTATCGCCTGAACCAACTGATGGACCTGGCCCGGGAGCATGAAACCTTCGCGGCACTGACCGACGTCTCGGCACTGATTTCAATTGATGCCCTGCAACAGAGTGTCGCCGCTTTTGCCGATCCGGCCATCGGGGCGCTCACCAGCCAGTACCTGCTGGCGACCCCGCAACCGGGCGAAGCGCAATACTGGGCCTGGCAAAATCAGATCCGTCGCTCCGAATCCGCCCTGGGCAATGTCATGGGCGGCAGCGGCGCGTTTTACATCATGCGCACCGCCCTGTTCCGCCCACTGCCGCACGACACCATCAATGATGACTTCATGCTGCCGATGAGCATTATCGAACAGGGCTATCAGGTGTTGCTGAATCAAGCGATCAACAGCGTGGAGATGGCCCCGACCAGTGATCAGCAGGACCAGCACCGCCGCGAGCGGATCGGGGCCGGTAACCTGCAACAGCTGATCCGCTGCCGCTTTCTGCTGCGCCCGTCCCTGCTCACCAGTGCCTGGATCTTCATGTCCGGCAAAGGGCTCCGCACCCTGATGCCCTTTATCCTGCTCCTGTTTCTGTTGCTCTCCTTCGCTCTGGCGCTCAACGGCAGCCTGATCGCCACCGGGCTCAGCATCGCGCAGATCCTGGGATACAGCCTGGCGTTGCTGCCCGAGATCGGCGTGCGCGCCGGGGTTCTGGTCAAGCTCAATTATCTGGTACGTGGTTACGCGGCGTCGCTGAAAGGCATGGTGGCTTACCTGTGCGGACAGTATCGCCAGGGGTGGCAGCCCGCTGCGGCCCTGCATCTGTACCAGAGCTTGTCGACGCGGATCCTCAAGCGTCTCTCCGATCTGGTGCTCAGTACCCTTGGCCTGCTCCTGACCCTGCCGCTGTGGCCGCTGATTGCGCTGGCCATCAAGCTGGAATCCCCGGGGCCGGTGTTTTTCCGTCAGCTACGGGTGGGCCAGATCCATCATCACCGGGTCGAGCTGTTCCACATGATCAAGTTTCGTTCGATGGGGCAGTTTGCCGAAAAAGAGACCGGCGCGGTCTGGGCGTCCCGGCAGGATCCCCGGGTGACCCGGGTTGGTAAGTTCCTGCGTAAAACCCGTCTGGACGAGCTGCCGCAGTTTCTCAATGTGCTCCGGGGCGACATGTCGCTGATCGGCCCGCGGCCGGAACGGCCTGAATTCTGTGGCGATTTGCAAAATGCATTGCCATTTTATGCCGAGCGCACCGCCGGTCTGAAACCGGGGATCACCGGACTGGCGCAGGTCAATAACGGCTACGACGAAACCCTGGACGATGTGAAGCACAAACTGCTGTGGGACCATGCTTACTCCACGGCACTTAGCTCGCCATTTCAATGGCTTATGATGGATTTACGCATTATCGGTAAAACCGCCTGGATCATGATGGCCGGCCGCGGACAGTAA
- a CDS encoding STAS domain-containing protein — MEKTEAIALTLANEFDAYAAKQLEADFETLSQTEQTEVILDLTQVSFIDSCGIGAIVFLYKRLRSRGRTLRLLNVNGQPRQLMNMLRIDKVIPLITSAEI, encoded by the coding sequence ATGGAAAAGACCGAAGCAATTGCCCTGACCTTGGCAAACGAATTTGACGCTTATGCGGCGAAGCAGCTTGAAGCCGATTTCGAGACCCTGAGCCAGACCGAGCAAACGGAAGTGATCCTGGATTTAACCCAGGTCAGCTTTATCGACTCCTGCGGGATCGGCGCGATTGTCTTTTTGTACAAACGCCTGCGCAGCCGCGGCCGAACCCTGCGCCTGCTCAATGTCAACGGCCAGCCCCGCCAGCTCATGAATATGCTGCGCATCGACAAAGTGATCCCTTTAATCACCAGTGCGGAGATTTAA
- a CDS encoding acyltransferase codes for MITAILKKHLSPDHVSQLRLWHQALNGFTVPVLPGIHTFVYGLHRTLVSVGQTLLQKLYFTPLFLSRVAIRPRRLQLYSGMPLISGHLRIELGEQCRISGATTFSGRTSSDRPTLVIGNNVDINWQTTIAVGDRVTLEDNVRLAGRVFLAGYPGHPVDPLRRARGEPDDAHQIGSIHLKENVWVGTGCTILQGVTIGENSIVATGSVVTKSMPANVLIGGNPARVIKNLEVRS; via the coding sequence ATGATCACAGCCATCCTGAAAAAACATCTCTCCCCTGATCACGTCAGCCAGCTCCGGCTGTGGCATCAGGCATTGAACGGCTTCACGGTGCCGGTACTCCCCGGGATCCACACCTTCGTGTACGGGCTGCACCGCACGCTGGTGAGCGTGGGACAAACACTGCTCCAGAAACTCTATTTTACGCCGCTGTTCCTGTCCCGGGTTGCCATCCGGCCCCGGCGGCTGCAGCTATACTCCGGCATGCCCCTCATCAGCGGTCACTTACGCATTGAACTGGGAGAGCAATGCCGGATCTCCGGTGCGACCACGTTTTCCGGCCGCACCAGCAGCGACCGGCCCACACTGGTGATCGGCAATAACGTCGACATCAACTGGCAAACCACCATCGCCGTCGGCGACCGGGTAACGCTGGAGGACAACGTCCGCCTGGCCGGGCGCGTGTTTCTCGCCGGATATCCGGGCCACCCGGTCGATCCGCTGCGCCGCGCCCGGGGCGAGCCGGATGATGCCCACCAAATCGGCTCGATTCATCTCAAGGAAAATGTCTGGGTCGGCACCGGCTGCACCATTCTTCAGGGGGTAACCATCGGCGAAAACAGCATTGTCGCGACCGGCAGCGTGGTCACTAAATCCATGCCGGCCAATGTGCTCATCGGCGGCAACCCGGCCCGCGTGATCAAAAATCTGGAGGTGCGTTCATGA
- a CDS encoding glycosyltransferase, whose product MKEHAINKEAAFMKELIVFGEDYNRHPSSSQHIVNTLQHQFASIQWINSIGLRKPSPSPRDLARIREKLRNALTVTPCRDDLPPPFPVIHPLVWPLAEHPLLRWFNQLSVRRQLARKRHLRVVWAALPSAVDYLDALQADVVIYYCGDDFSGLAGVDHTRVKQMEERMAKRADLILCASPALVGKMSQLSPQNTHLLRHGVDFHRFAAPQPDPYPPAPSPTQGRYKVGFYGSLNQWLDQTLLCELAAARPEVDFHLIGRRDCESPLLDACDNIKFHPPVPHQHLAQYVQHWDAALLPFVDNAQIRACDPLKLREYLAAGCPVISSNFPAARQYPCLVSVATSQQDWLDAIDAFCHLSQQHRLQYRKTARQHMVNESWDMRGDTVLTLINSILEEKQTCLPEFSII is encoded by the coding sequence ATGAAAGAACATGCAATTAACAAAGAAGCTGCGTTCATGAAAGAGCTCATCGTCTTCGGCGAAGATTACAACCGTCACCCGTCCAGCTCACAGCATATTGTGAACACGTTGCAACATCAGTTTGCTTCGATTCAGTGGATCAACTCCATCGGCCTGCGCAAACCCTCACCGAGCCCCCGGGATCTGGCCCGGATCCGGGAAAAGCTGCGCAACGCGCTCACCGTAACCCCATGCCGGGACGACCTCCCACCGCCCTTTCCCGTGATCCACCCGCTGGTCTGGCCGTTAGCGGAGCACCCACTGCTGCGGTGGTTCAATCAATTGTCCGTGCGACGCCAACTGGCACGAAAGCGCCATCTGCGGGTGGTCTGGGCTGCCCTGCCCAGCGCCGTCGACTATCTGGATGCCTTACAGGCCGATGTGGTGATTTACTACTGCGGCGATGATTTTTCCGGCCTCGCCGGGGTGGACCACACCCGGGTCAAGCAGATGGAGGAACGCATGGCAAAGCGCGCCGATCTGATCCTGTGTGCCAGCCCGGCACTGGTCGGGAAAATGAGTCAGCTTTCACCGCAGAACACCCATCTGCTGCGCCACGGCGTCGACTTTCATCGCTTTGCCGCGCCGCAGCCGGATCCGTATCCGCCTGCGCCGTCCCCCACGCAGGGGCGCTATAAAGTCGGATTCTACGGCAGCCTGAACCAGTGGCTGGATCAGACCCTGCTGTGCGAACTGGCCGCCGCACGGCCCGAAGTCGACTTCCACCTGATCGGCCGCCGTGACTGCGAGAGCCCGCTGCTCGACGCCTGCGACAACATCAAATTTCACCCGCCGGTTCCGCATCAGCATCTGGCCCAATATGTCCAACACTGGGACGCCGCGCTCCTGCCGTTTGTCGATAACGCCCAGATCCGCGCCTGCGATCCGCTCAAACTGCGGGAATACCTGGCTGCAGGCTGCCCGGTGATCAGCAGCAACTTTCCCGCCGCCCGACAGTATCCGTGTCTGGTTTCCGTCGCCACCTCCCAACAGGACTGGCTGGACGCCATCGACGCATTTTGCCACCTCAGCCAGCAACATCGTTTGCAATATCGGAAAACAGCCCGTCAGCACATGGTGAACGAAAGCTGGGACATGCGGGGAGATACTGTATTAACCTTGATAAACAGTATCTTAGAAGAAAAACAGACCTGCTTGCCTGAATTCAGCATCATTTAG
- a CDS encoding OmpA family protein, giving the protein MDRRLILFPLLLFGGCATWDNTHYPRLNQADLALVHQVEHLRLEIEVLANRGARECLPGQLQVLQRLYLKAKQEAEAGFDKDVQHSLIDANEQVHLITHQLDWLEEHTQCINRASVAQERRQLMLYFSVDNQFALDQSALLPDYQQALRHAAAILKRRDNWLITLTGYTDAKATTPYNQQLGLRRANRVKEFLVTQGVSPSQLTTRSHGDQFAHPGADRTAALAERTVIAELSEKSSSTVPSPGVHAIRHWHQHP; this is encoded by the coding sequence ATGGACAGACGGTTGATCCTTTTTCCCCTGCTGCTCTTCGGCGGCTGTGCAACCTGGGATAACACCCACTATCCCAGGCTGAACCAAGCCGATCTGGCACTGGTTCACCAGGTGGAACACCTACGGCTGGAGATCGAAGTGTTGGCCAACCGCGGTGCCCGCGAATGCCTGCCGGGCCAGTTGCAGGTGTTGCAGCGCCTTTACCTGAAGGCCAAGCAGGAAGCTGAAGCCGGGTTCGATAAAGATGTGCAACACTCTTTGATTGATGCCAACGAGCAGGTCCACCTGATCACCCACCAGCTCGACTGGCTGGAAGAGCACACCCAGTGCATCAACCGGGCTTCTGTGGCTCAGGAGCGACGCCAGTTGATGCTGTATTTCTCCGTCGACAACCAGTTCGCGCTGGATCAAAGTGCGCTGCTGCCCGACTACCAGCAGGCCCTGCGCCATGCAGCCGCCATTTTAAAACGCCGCGACAACTGGCTGATCACCTTAACCGGTTATACCGATGCCAAGGCCACCACGCCCTATAACCAGCAACTGGGACTGCGCCGCGCCAACCGTGTGAAAGAATTCCTGGTCACTCAGGGCGTGTCTCCGTCGCAACTGACCACCCGCAGCCACGGTGATCAGTTTGCCCATCCGGGCGCGGACCGTACCGCCGCGCTGGCCGAACGCACGGTGATTGCCGAGCTGTCCGAGAAGTCATCCTCTACCGTACCTTCACCGGGCGTTCACGCAATCAGACACTGGCATCAGCACCCCTAG
- a CDS encoding SLBB domain-containing protein, producing MKRILLCLLIFLCPAWLQAQTLAPGDVVNIQLPGEEAFNQPFIISDSGQLLLPEVGAVSVAGMDEQQAQQQIRQRLAAVYRNLDEFSLSLLSSEIRVRVLGYVNQPGTVTLAADANIQMALTAAGGLKPGAQLDKLQLTRDGQSRHLNYKSYLDSGDLSLLPALESGDTVFVAASPQLGNVEIQFDAASLVEAGDAEQQSGLTLFGEFRNPGTFSFKPGMSVVDAVMRAGGVTRYADVTKIRVITHNQPTLFDLKAYLDSGKTEQLPPIQPGSIIFAPIEVEEISTTQRTVYIMGEVQAPGAYENSTGAGFMDVLANAGGPTRFADTTQIRVLRDNGPALLVNLVHYSQNPARHPLPDLRPGDVIFVPEKIDFNEKSWLKVTNDRAIKIIGAVYNPGRFEWDSSMGFLDVLAHAGGPNQEANLANIRILHQGSGNNNLTRFNLEAFINQGGDFATLPMLKAGDTIIVDELPKDPTDNKASWVRQSAEDSIYVFGQVGAPGRYAFNRELGILDILAAADGPNGDANLRQLRISHRDGPTASVSKFDLALYFETGDESLLPTVVPGDVIYVPKLDADWLDKPSDKVVRLMGEVTTPGRYTFSQEMSLLDLLAEAGGPTENAFIERIMIVNTSCCSDESQAFNLRDYVNDPADHPLPMLRPGDTVYVPNKEDSAPSQLRQGLRDVLSMVTLIVLGAAL from the coding sequence ATGAAACGGATTTTGCTTTGTCTGCTGATCTTCTTATGCCCCGCCTGGCTCCAAGCCCAAACGCTGGCACCGGGAGATGTGGTCAACATTCAGCTTCCGGGCGAGGAAGCATTCAACCAACCTTTCATCATCAGCGACAGCGGACAGCTGCTGCTGCCGGAAGTGGGGGCAGTGTCCGTTGCCGGGATGGATGAACAGCAGGCCCAGCAACAAATCCGCCAACGGCTGGCCGCGGTGTACCGGAATCTGGATGAGTTTTCCCTCAGCTTGCTCAGCAGTGAAATCCGAGTTCGCGTGCTGGGCTATGTCAACCAACCCGGCACAGTGACATTGGCAGCCGACGCCAATATCCAAATGGCCCTGACAGCAGCCGGCGGGCTGAAACCCGGAGCCCAACTCGATAAGTTGCAACTCACCCGCGACGGGCAATCCCGGCATCTGAATTACAAATCGTATCTCGATAGCGGCGATCTCAGCTTGCTGCCGGCGCTGGAAAGTGGCGATACGGTTTTCGTTGCCGCCTCGCCGCAACTGGGCAATGTCGAAATCCAGTTTGATGCCGCCTCACTGGTCGAAGCCGGTGACGCAGAGCAACAGAGCGGACTCACCCTGTTCGGTGAATTTCGCAATCCGGGCACATTCAGTTTCAAACCGGGCATGAGCGTGGTCGATGCCGTCATGCGCGCCGGCGGGGTCACGCGTTACGCCGATGTCACCAAGATCCGGGTGATCACCCATAACCAACCCACCCTGTTCGATCTCAAGGCCTATTTAGATTCCGGCAAGACCGAGCAGTTACCGCCCATTCAACCCGGCAGCATTATCTTTGCGCCTATCGAAGTCGAAGAGATCAGTACCACCCAGCGCACCGTGTACATTATGGGGGAAGTCCAGGCGCCCGGCGCGTATGAAAACAGTACCGGTGCCGGATTTATGGATGTGCTGGCCAATGCCGGCGGACCGACCCGGTTCGCCGATACCACCCAGATCCGGGTACTGCGCGATAATGGCCCGGCCCTGCTGGTCAACCTGGTGCATTACAGCCAGAATCCGGCCCGCCATCCTTTGCCGGACTTGCGTCCGGGGGATGTCATTTTCGTACCGGAGAAAATTGATTTCAACGAAAAGTCCTGGCTGAAAGTCACCAATGATCGGGCAATTAAAATCATCGGGGCGGTATATAACCCCGGCCGGTTCGAATGGGACAGCAGCATGGGCTTTCTCGATGTGCTTGCCCATGCCGGCGGCCCGAATCAGGAAGCCAACCTGGCCAATATCCGGATCCTGCATCAGGGCAGCGGCAACAACAACCTGACCCGCTTCAACCTGGAAGCTTTCATCAATCAGGGCGGGGACTTTGCCACCTTACCGATGCTCAAAGCGGGTGACACCATCATCGTCGATGAGCTGCCCAAAGATCCCACCGATAACAAAGCCAGTTGGGTTCGCCAGTCTGCCGAAGATTCCATTTACGTCTTCGGCCAGGTCGGCGCGCCGGGCCGCTACGCCTTTAACCGAGAGCTGGGTATTCTGGATATTCTTGCCGCAGCCGACGGCCCCAACGGTGATGCCAATTTACGTCAGCTGCGTATCAGCCACCGAGACGGCCCGACCGCCAGCGTCAGCAAATTTGACCTGGCCCTTTATTTCGAAACCGGGGATGAATCGCTCCTGCCCACAGTCGTCCCCGGAGATGTGATTTATGTCCCCAAACTCGATGCCGACTGGCTGGATAAACCTTCCGATAAAGTCGTCCGACTGATGGGAGAAGTCACCACGCCCGGCCGCTACACCTTCAGCCAGGAAATGTCACTGCTTGATCTGCTGGCCGAGGCCGGCGGCCCGACCGAGAATGCCTTTATTGAGCGGATCATGATCGTCAACACCTCCTGCTGCAGCGATGAATCTCAAGCCTTCAACCTGCGCGACTATGTCAACGACCCGGCGGACCATCCCCTACCGATGCTGCGCCCGGGAGACACGGTCTATGTCCCGAATAAAGAAGACTCTGCGCCCTCGCAACTGCGTCAGGGATTGCGGGATGTGTTATCGATGGTGACCTTAATTGTACTGGGAGCAGCCCTATGA
- a CDS encoding GumC family protein, with amino-acid sequence MRQRFFAQLYPILQALWKYRYLIVLPMVLLPFVATFINGLKPKHYYSHTTILVQETALMNPFLEDLSISFHLEERMEALRVMIHSRYILNEVMTTLALVPDETPYELNRMRNKLSGGLRLSLAGSDLIKIGLSWDRPEQMVPILEAVSKQFLERLQAPGKASVSSSEQFLEQQLRETQSELEAAEGTLARFKQENIDNLPQIQGSQTQNVAQLESQLREAELALKQAEAEREVLKKRLINANPVMSLLEDELIQAEAKLTILRARYTDQHSEVKAMLRRVNTLRQESKRLLAQQSHLSEAELNQLWTVAANQSDHPDAASRPLLISQLEQYQQAESNIDALAQKQQVLREQIRSLTRKRAEFANLEKSLKSLERNFEVKEKIYNRLLERYEMAQVTGQLGRFEERDKLKIIDTPYTPSQPTNWPWWISFVLGIVGGLGLGLSMTTLMVLTDTRIYATEQVQRITRTAVLGRIPALRRPDEDRTYEDTNFGNNHPNCSAPSTRRHRSPVSEPAAPCKLPDAPGRS; translated from the coding sequence ATGCGTCAACGTTTCTTTGCCCAGCTGTATCCGATCCTGCAGGCGCTGTGGAAGTACCGCTACCTGATCGTGTTGCCAATGGTGTTACTGCCATTCGTCGCCACCTTCATCAACGGTCTCAAACCCAAGCACTATTACTCCCACACCACGATTCTGGTTCAGGAGACAGCACTGATGAACCCGTTTCTGGAGGATCTCTCGATTTCGTTCCATCTTGAGGAGCGGATGGAAGCCCTGCGGGTGATGATCCACAGCCGCTACATCCTGAACGAAGTGATGACCACCCTGGCGCTGGTGCCCGATGAAACGCCTTACGAACTGAACCGGATGCGCAACAAGCTCTCCGGCGGGCTCCGCCTGTCGCTGGCCGGTTCAGATCTGATCAAAATTGGCCTTAGCTGGGACCGACCCGAGCAGATGGTGCCGATCCTGGAAGCGGTGTCAAAACAGTTTCTGGAGCGGCTGCAAGCGCCGGGAAAAGCCTCGGTCTCCAGCTCAGAGCAGTTCCTGGAGCAGCAGCTACGTGAAACTCAATCAGAACTGGAAGCGGCGGAAGGCACCCTGGCCAGATTCAAGCAAGAAAACATCGATAACCTGCCGCAAATTCAGGGCAGCCAGACCCAGAATGTGGCTCAGCTCGAATCTCAGCTACGGGAAGCCGAACTGGCGCTGAAGCAGGCCGAAGCCGAGCGGGAAGTGCTGAAGAAGCGGCTGATCAACGCCAATCCGGTGATGTCGCTGCTGGAAGACGAGCTGATCCAGGCCGAAGCCAAGCTCACAATTCTCCGGGCCCGCTACACCGACCAACACTCGGAGGTCAAAGCCATGCTACGCCGGGTCAACACCCTGCGTCAGGAGTCCAAGCGCCTGCTGGCCCAACAGAGTCACCTGAGTGAAGCCGAGCTGAACCAGCTCTGGACCGTGGCCGCCAACCAAAGCGATCACCCGGATGCGGCCAGCCGCCCCTTGCTGATCAGCCAGCTGGAGCAGTACCAGCAAGCCGAGAGCAATATTGACGCGCTGGCACAGAAACAGCAGGTGCTGCGGGAGCAAATCCGGAGCCTGACCCGCAAGCGGGCCGAGTTTGCCAACCTCGAAAAATCGCTCAAATCGCTGGAGCGTAATTTCGAGGTAAAAGAAAAAATCTACAACCGGTTACTGGAGCGCTACGAAATGGCGCAGGTGACCGGCCAACTGGGCCGCTTCGAAGAGCGGGATAAGCTGAAAATTATCGATACCCCCTATACCCCGTCCCAGCCGACCAACTGGCCCTGGTGGATCAGTTTTGTCCTCGGCATCGTCGGCGGCCTGGGGCTTGGCCTGTCCATGACCACCCTGATGGTCCTGACAGATACCCGAATTTACGCCACTGAGCAGGTACAGCGGATCACCCGGACAGCCGTTCTGGGACGGATCCCGGCCTTGCGACGTCCAGATGAGGATCGCACCTATGAAGACACCAACTTCGGCAACAATCATCCAAATTGTTCAGCACCTTCGACCCGGCGGCATCGAAGTCCTGTGTCTGAACCTGCTGCGCCATGCAAGCTGCCCGATGCACCTGGTCGCTCTTGA
- a CDS encoding glycosyltransferase — MNLLRHASCPMHLVALEGSREDSLRQWPLLREFGDRLHFLDKPAGFSWQSVRQLRQLIHRHQAQAIHTHHLGPLLYGKLALLGENCRHVHTEHDAWHLEDPKQRWLTRLLLNRNIRLVADAPMVANALAEQLDTAAPLVILNGIDTRTFTPGNVTEARAHFHLPEHAFLIGCAGRLVPEKALETLISTLPALSQPIHVTIAGDGDMRSHWQQMATELGVAERISWLGHVKDMHRFYQAIDLFCLPSVREGLPLALLEAQACGCSVVASRVGAIPELTNPATGTLFSPGDSRSLARILASKINIQHHKYRELNQQFVARVADIRTTVARYEQLACQY, encoded by the coding sequence CTGAACCTGCTGCGCCATGCAAGCTGCCCGATGCACCTGGTCGCTCTTGAAGGCAGCCGGGAGGACAGCCTGCGCCAGTGGCCTTTGCTGCGCGAATTTGGTGATCGGCTGCATTTTTTGGATAAACCGGCCGGTTTTTCCTGGCAGTCAGTTCGGCAACTGCGGCAATTGATCCACCGCCATCAGGCACAGGCCATCCATACCCACCATCTCGGCCCTCTGCTGTACGGCAAGCTGGCCCTGCTGGGCGAGAACTGCCGCCACGTGCATACCGAGCATGACGCCTGGCACCTGGAGGATCCCAAGCAGCGCTGGCTCACCCGGCTGCTGCTCAATCGGAACATCCGGCTGGTCGCTGATGCCCCGATGGTGGCCAACGCGCTGGCAGAACAACTCGACACGGCCGCGCCGCTGGTGATCCTCAACGGCATCGATACCCGGACCTTCACCCCGGGCAACGTGACTGAGGCCAGAGCGCACTTTCATCTGCCGGAGCATGCCTTTCTGATTGGCTGTGCCGGGCGACTGGTGCCGGAAAAAGCACTGGAAACCCTGATTTCAACGCTGCCGGCACTGTCGCAGCCCATCCATGTCACGATCGCCGGAGATGGCGACATGCGCTCACACTGGCAACAGATGGCAACCGAGCTTGGCGTCGCCGAGCGCATCAGCTGGCTCGGCCATGTCAAAGACATGCACCGGTTCTACCAGGCCATCGACCTGTTTTGCCTGCCGTCGGTACGCGAAGGGCTGCCGCTGGCGCTGCTTGAAGCTCAGGCCTGCGGGTGCAGTGTTGTCGCCAGCCGGGTCGGAGCCATTCCGGAGCTGACCAACCCGGCGACCGGCACCCTGTTTTCGCCCGGAGACAGCCGGTCACTGGCGCGGATCCTGGCCTCAAAAATCAACATCCAGCATCACAAGTACCGTGAGCTGAACCAGCAGTTTGTCGCCCGGGTGGCCGACATTCGTACCACAGTCGCCCGCTACGAACAGCTGGCTTGTCAATATTAA